A genomic stretch from Solanum stenotomum isolate F172 chromosome 8, ASM1918654v1, whole genome shotgun sequence includes:
- the LOC125873968 gene encoding mediator of RNA polymerase II transcription subunit 19a-like, whose translation MRFCKNVCAKQCVIQLRLAAFGLMLADIIGLLWLIGPNTLLGPRELAGAVDLINHFKLLPHHEFFCKKPLPLSISDTRYLHNVVGDREIRKGEGMQLDQLICDTSSLKETNSRIQPFELDALNEAFQLREAAPIVLPPSEKGIPTVAGKSKSESKDKEKKHKKHKDKDKEKDKEHKKHKHRHKDRSKDKDKEKKKDKTGHHDSGADHSTKHHEKRKKHDGKEDLNDVNKHKRNKLRIWMDPFLIVKYPRIASGPTKECQEGECTC comes from the exons ATGAGGTTTTGCAAAAATGTCTGTGCTAAGCAATGTGTTATCCAGCTTCGTCTTGCAGCATTTGGGTTGATGTTGGCTG aCATCATTGGCTTACTGTGGTTGATTGGTCCAAATACATTATTAGGGCCAAGAGAGCTTGCAGGTGCTGTGGATCTTATTAATCACTTCAAGTTGTTGCCTCATCACGAGTTCTTCTGCAAGAAGCCTCTTCCACTGTCAATTTCAGATACACGCTACCTTCACAATGTTGTAGGAGACAGAGAGATTAGGAAAGGGGAAGGGATGCAGTTGGATCAGCTTATATGTGATACGTCGTCTTTAAAGGAGACAAATTCACGCATCCAACCATTTGAGTTAGATGCTCTTAACGAAGCTTTTCAACTACGTGAAGCAGCTCCAATTGTTCTGCCTCCG TCCGAAAAAGGGATCCCCACTGTAGCTGGAAAGTCTAAAAGTGAGTCGAAAGACAAGGAGAAGAAGCATAAGAAGCACAAGGATAAAGACAAGGAGAAGGACAAAGAGCATAAGAAACACAAACACCGTCATAAAGATCGAAGTAAAGATAAGgataaagagaaaaagaaagataaaactGGCCATCATGATTCTGGTGCTGACCATTCAACGAAACATCATGAAAAG agaaagaagcatgatggcAAGGAGGATCTTAATGATGTTAACAAACACAAGAGAAACAAG TTAAGAATTTGGATGGATCCTTTTCTTATTGTAAAATATCCAAG AATAGCTTCTGGACCAACTAAAGAATGCCAAGAGGGTGAATGCACCTGTTGA
- the LOC125874150 gene encoding UDP-glycosyltransferase 74F2-like → MNLAHNKIHCLVIPFPTQGHINPMLQFSKRLQHKDIEITLVPTIHIFNKSMQELTSSITIEPISDGYDDVNGLFCAKSIETYLESYQKVGSQAIIQLIEKLKNKGNPINCVIYDSFMPWILDVAKMFGLVSCVFFTMSCAVENIFYHIQLKELKLPVEGHQVLLPGLPPLVPSDLPSFVNDLGSYPPFLKMLVDQFSNIQEADWILCNTIYELEKHVC, encoded by the coding sequence atgaacTTAGCTCACAACAAAATTCATTGTTTGGTAATACCATTTCCAACACAAGGCCACATAAATCCAATGCTTCAATTCTCCAAAAGATTACAACACAAAGACATAGAAATCACACTTGTTCCTACCATTCACATATTCAACAAAAGCATGCAAGAATTGACAAGTTCCATCACAATTGAGCCAATTTCTGATGGATATGATGATGTGAATGGACTTTTTTGTGCTAAGTCCATTGAAACCTACTTAGAAAGTTATCAAAAAGTTGGATCACAAGCTATCATTCAACTCattgaaaagttgaaaaacaaagGAAATCCTATAAATTGTGTCATTTATGACTCATTCATGCCTTGGATTCTTGATGTTGCAAAAATGTTTGGACTAGTAAGTTGTGTTTTCTTCACTATGTCATGTGCTgttgaaaacattttttatcaTATCCAACTAAAGGAACTAAAGCTTCCTGTTGAAGGACATCAAGTTTTGCTCCCTGGATTACCACCATTAGTTCCCTCTGACTTGCCATCTTTTGTTAATGATTTGGGGTCATATCCACCATTCTTGAAGATGCTTGTTGATCAATTCTCTAATATCCAAGAAGCTGATTGGATCCTTTGCAACACCATATATGAATTGGAGAAACATGTTTGT